A window of Diospyros lotus cultivar Yz01 chromosome 14, ASM1463336v1, whole genome shotgun sequence contains these coding sequences:
- the LOC127790157 gene encoding probable arabinosyltransferase ARAD1 has product MAERKSSIMGLIFQKKSLFCLFSVTSILFMLSWLFVLRLDHKFLRPMLSSTIVDGNSASQIQTHGKPLITSDRVIHEEELEGQRKDNLVTCNPNNMVLKVFMYDLPAEFHFELLDWKSEGKGVWPDIRNEVPHYPGGLNLQHSIDYWLTLDLLSSEFTETTNARSAVRVHNSSEADVIFVPFFSSLSYNRHSRVAQNQKRSTDQLLQEKLVKYVTSQDEWKRSAGKDHIVLAHHPNSLLYARWKLWPATYILSDFGRYPTNIANIDKDVIAPYKHVVKTFVNDSSGFDGRPTLLYFQGAIYRKDGGFIRQELFYLLKEEKDVHFAFGSVQKNGIRNATLGMRSSKFCLNIAGDTPSSNRLFDAIASHCVPVVISDEIELPYEDVLDYSKFCVFVRTSDALKDKFLVNLIRGIGREEWTRMWQRLKKVENLFEYQYPSKEGDAVQMIWQAVARKAPTMRMKAHRSKRFSHYDTREDGELRSVPLPRNLAE; this is encoded by the exons ATGGCTGAGAGGAAGTCGTCAATTATGGGACTTATTTTTCAGAAGAAATCactattttgtttgttttcagtTACATCAATCTTGTTCATGTTATCTTGGTTATTTGTGTTGCGTTTGGACCACAAATTTTTGCGTCCAATGCTTTCGTCGACGATTGTTGATGGGAATTCTGCATCTCAGATTCAAACTCATGGTAAGCCCTTGATAACAAGTGACCGGGTAATTCATGAGGAAGAATTGGAAGGACAGAGGAAGGATAATTTGGTGACATGTAATCCTAATAATATGGTTCTTAAGGTTTTCATGTATGATTTACCAGCAGAGTTCCATTTTGAGCTCTTAGATTGGAAGTCCGAGGGGAAAGGTGTTTGGCCTGATATTCGAAATGAAGTCCCTCACTATCCTGGTGGTTTAAACTTGCAACATAGTATAGATTATTGGCTTACCTTGGATCTCTTATCGTCTGAATTCACCGAGACTACTAATGCCCGTAGTGCAGTAAGAGTCCACAACTCTAGTGAAGCTGACGTTATATTTGTCCCATTCTTTTCTTCCCTAAGCTATAACCGACATTCTAGGGTAGcacaaaaccaaaaaagaaGCACGGACCAGTTGCTACAAGAGAAGCTGGTTAAGTATGTGACATCTCAAGACGAATGGAAGAGGTCAGCTGGAAAGGACCATATAGTTCTAGCCCATCATCCAAATAGCCTCTTGTATGCAAGATGGAAACTCTGGCCTGCAACATACATACTTTCAGATTTTGGCAGGTATCCCACAAATATAGCAAACATTGACAAAGATGTGATTGCGCCTTATAAACACGTCGTAAAAACTTTCGTTAATGATTCATCTGGTTTTGATGGCCGCCCGACGTTGCTGTATTTCCAAGGAGCCATATATAGAAAAGAT GGTGGTTTTATTCGGCAAGAGTTATTCTATCtgctaaaagaagaaaaagatgtaCACTTCGCATTTGGAAGTGTTCAAAAGAATGGAATCCGTAATGCGACTCTGGGAATGCGCTCCTCGAAGTTCTGCCTTAACATAGCAGGTGATACACCCTCATCAAACCGCCTTTTTGATGCCATTGCTAGCCACTGTGTCCCTGTTGTCATCAGTGATGAGATTGAGCTCCCCTACGAAGATGTCCTAGACTACTCCAAGTTCTGTGTATTTGTCCGCACATCAGATGCCCTCAAGGACAAATTCCTTGTCAATCTTATTAGGGGAATTGGGAGAGAAGAATGGACCCGCATGTGGCAAAGGCTAAAAAAGGTTGAAAATCTGTTCGAGTATCAGTACCCTTCAAAGGAAGGAGATGCAGTTCAGATGATATGGCAGGCTGTGGCACGCAAGGCTCCCACTATGCGAATGAAGGCACACAGATCTAAGCGATTCTCTCATTATGATACTCGTGAGGATGGAGAGCTAAGATCAGTTCCACTGCCCAGGAATTTGGCCGAGTAA